TCTTCACATTGACCACACATATCAACAATATATGGATCGATCATACTCCACTCTCCAAACCGTAGACAATATTACAACATGTCGTGTGTGTCAGTGTGTGGAACCCTTTAAATTTCCCCTGTCCATCGGCGCAAGTTTTCTTAGTGCAACTAACGTAAACAACACAAGACGCGGCCTCTCCTAGTTAATTAAGATCCCAGCTCGAGCTTTTGGGGAAGCGCGAAGAGGCATGTGGAGCTCGCACATGGTTTGTTCAAAAGTTCAAATTAAACGAGGCTGTGGCCTCTGGGTTAGAAAAGAAGGTAGGCCAAGCCTTTGCTTCCGTTGAGAGCCAGACCCATGGACGGTTCCATTCGTCCCTAATTTTGGGTCCTTGGACTGTGAGCTCGGTACGTCGTCACCTCGGAAGCTTCACAAGCTCAAATTATTCGCGGTGACTATTTATCGCATTAAGCGAGATGAAAAGTTTCTCTCGCTGAAGCATCTGTAAAAAGGGAGAGTGCAAGGTATCGATCCTATGATCTGCTGGTTGCTACGCAGCATTGTCGCCACTGAGCTAAATGCAAGTTCGTATTGAGTAAGCAGGCCGCGACCAAATAGAAGGAGAAGAGCagtgttttttgtttttctgatgttttctccatttttttgttttttttggtttttgtttggTTTCTTATTTCTTCTCCGGTTTCCTTTTTTCGTTGTTAtacttttgtttttttttgttttccattttggtttctctttgttttttcattgtttttatccatatttcttttctttctcctttttctcagtttctctttgtttcctttgttctttttttgttttctcttttgcgtttgtttcttcggttttattttttattttcttttttctctagTTTATGTTTATTTCGACACATTTTTTAAttaatggtcaacatttttcctgGTCAACATTtgtaacatttttaatacatggtctacattttttgtatactttttaacattttttaaatgcttgctTACATTTTAAAAacactttttcaacatttttttcaaatacttaattaacatttttacatacatgatcaatttttttcattatttatttaatacatgattaacattttttctatacacagttAACGTTTtccaaatgcttggttaacatttttgaaatacttgctcaacataattttttgaaatgcttgattaatattttgaTATACATGATCATAAAAAGTCATCATTTTCtaataagtgatcaacattttctgtatacacgttcaacattgtctGAACGCTTGTTCAACATATTTAAAATActagttcaacattttttaaatacttactagcaaacatgcctgtgcgttgcaacgggagagaaaaaaaTTACCTCTCATACACACTCTCGAGACATCATTAAATCTCTTGAAATCTTGCATGATGCCACATGGAAAACAACATGATAAGTGATGTTGCGCAAAAAATAAAGATGTGATGATTTTTTAAGTGTATTCAAGGTGTTTCCAATTTATAGGCAGTAAAAATATCTATCTAGTGCAGGTTTCTCTTTACGCTTTTGTTGTCGTTCCTCCTCGCTGATGCCCAAAAAATATTTGCATTACGACGAAAATAGCAAAGTATGCTTTATTAATTAATGATAGCATGTGCATAGGAGCATTTTTTCTTCTTCCTGATATATGTGTTTTTATTTGTAATCAAAGTCAAGTATTAATTTGGTTGAAAACATATTAGACAACTCCAAGAAAACAATCAATTTGTAAGGACATGCATACCAAATGATCAAGGTTGCATATCAAATTCAATATTATTAAAAAATCATTAAGGGAACAATTTAAAACAATGAGAAAATTGAATTCAAGCCATTGGTTTAAGTAAATCTTGTATCGGCGACATTGTACATTTTTTTCCATCAGAAACATTTTATATATACATGTTTTAATACTTTCCTATTTCATGGacaacattttttaaaacatatttaTTTCTGGTGTCTACCCTTTTTATGCACATTCTACAtcttttgtatacatcaggaaatTTTTtcatatacacgtttaacattgtcTAAATACATGATAATATTTTTTGAAAAGCTTATATTTTCTATGTCTACCTTGTTCCATGCACATTGTATATTTTTCTATACATTTTTATTATACACCGGAAACAATAtttatgcacatttaacattttttaaatgtatgattaacatttaaaaaaagaaaaatatttttttattttttatatgcaCTGTACTGTTTTTTTGTATATAATGGAAATATTTTTTCTATACAAGTTTGACATTTCTTTCatgcatgattaatattttttcaaaGTTTACATATAAGtgatttttataattgaaatattgAGAGTATTTCGAAATAAAGccaaaagaaaaaaatacaaaacgaaTTTAGAAAAAGTGTTGAAggccgcactgggccggcccaatggGGCATCTGTTTAATAGAGAAAAGGGGGAGAAAAAGGAGAGAATGTGGGGTCAAACCTGGGTGTCCTAGGTAGAAGAAAGCATCCAGCCAGTTGAGGTGGCCATGCACTTGTGATTTGTGGGAGGATCGCTGCCTATTGAATCAAAACCAACGACGGACTTATAAGTAAAAAAACAAATCGTTTTTCCCACTTACCGGTGGCATAAGAGGTAATTCATGTGAACTCTAGGGGAAAATCCACGATGGACGAAGAGAAGCAGCCCTCTCTTTATTATTAGGTTaagattcaaaattttcaaatacttgtttaacattttttaaatacttgttcaacatttttaatacttattcaatattttttaaatacttgttcaacatttttcaaatgtgttttgtacaatattttttgtaatatatacaaacacacatatacatatatgttattttaaagtataaaaaattacaaaaataaagtaaaaaatgagaacagaaaacagaaaaaaaacaaaatagagGCCATGACCTGCTGTATGCGTGGGCTGGCCCATCTCGCTTCCGCGAGTCGGCGGGGCACCCCAAATTAGAGAGCAACTAGTTGAGGAGCACTCCTTCGGAGTCTCCCCAACAAACATATAGCGCCGCTTGGCGCGTTGTCAGCccccgccacgtgtcgcgctctgtgCTCTCCCTtcggattttatttatttttattttttcgcatGCGTTTTCGGTTTTTAGATGGTTTTTCTGGTTTTCTTCAACTTATCGGTTTTCCACCATTCTTTCTTAGCATTGCGacaattttttttgattttatgCGTGAAAAAACGAATTTTTTCCCGTGAGAGACATggtttttcttccacgagaggcacggccgtgcttctcagaaacgaaaaaaaagacgtgttttcttttttcttcttcttcttccatgagaggcacggttttacttTCGCGAGAGGCATAGTCGTGCCTCACGGAAACAGCATCCGAAAAGGAAAAAAAGTTTGATTGTTTTAGTAAAATTAAATTTGTCAAAACCTACcgacatgggatctagttttgaaggtctCGACGCGAGGAATTCAAGGATGAGAATGATTTGAGATTTGGATGGACGGTTtaagaaataaaacattttaaataaatagatatgaaaaaagggaaaactctaaGTTGCGACAAGTGGAGCACATGCAACGCGGCACTTGTCACAACCTGAGAAGGGGAGTGATCTTATTCCTCGATTAGTGATTTTGCCCAAATTATCGGACCGAGCAGATTGATTAACAGGATTTACGGGCCAATTCTCTAAACGGACTGATCACCAGGGGGCTTAGAAAGCACTAAAAAAACAGGGGGCTTATAATGGGCTTACTTGCAGGTGGTACGCACCTGCGACGACAACGACGACCCGTGTGAAGCGGCCCGAACCCACGCCAGTCCAGTCGCGTCGCACTCCACCCAGAGAGGTCACGTGAAAAGCAGCACCAAGAAGGGAACGGACTGCTTGGACTGGAAGCGACCCGCGTCCACCACCGCCGCTTTCCCCCTCGCCCCCTCACCGCGCGGCGACGCCGAGCGACCCAGCGGCGAGCCCGGCATGCATCACGACCCCAACCCCTTCGACGAGGGCACCGCCGGCGACGAAAACCCCTTCTCCGTGAGCCAacctcccctcccctctcccctctaTACGCTCATCTATCGCCCCCTCGTTTTGCGGAAAAACCCTTGCCGCCTACGGCGGGTTAGTGGTTCGGCAGATCTGAACTCCCGCGTGTTGTTTCTGTCGCGCTGCAGAATGGAGGAGGCCGCGGCGGGAAGCAGCAGCACGGCTTCCGGCCCACCGAGCCCgtcggcttcggcggcggcggcagcaggggcGACGCCACCGTCGACGTGCCCCTCGGCAACATGGGCGTAAGACGCTTCACGCTCTACTTATCCTTTTTAGTTTTCGTTCACTCGGCGTTCGGCTGCACGAATCTGATGGTTCTGGTGCGCCGCGCAGGACTCGAATGGCAAGGCGAGGGAGCTCTCGTCGTGGGAATCAGATCTGAGGCGTCGTGAGGCGGTGGGGTTTACTCTCCTCTTTGCCCTTAAACTCTACTACTAGTTTATTAGGTTGTGTGGTGTCTCACGGCGTTTGTTCTGTGGCTCCAGGATATCAAAAGGAGGGAGGAATCGCTGAAGAATGGTGAGCCGCTATTTCGTTGGTGGTGTCAATTGTGTTTCAGTTATGAGTTGTGTTAGCACTTAGCAGTAGTGTGCTTATTtctgctttccttttcttctttctttgatGCAGCTGGAGTGCCCATGGAGGAGAAGAATTGGCCGCCTTTTTTCCCGATTATCCACCATGACATCGCCAATGAGATACCTGCAAACGTGCAGAAGTTACAGTATCTGGcgtttgcaagctggcttggtatgTACTTGTTGACTGCTGGTGGTGCTTTTTTTTTTGTATCTCCAGTTTGGCAGTAGAATTATGCAATTGTGGTGTTATAGGTTGTAAATATGGTTCATTTCAGAGGCACATAGTTATGATAGTTTCGGTTTTGTGTTATTTTAATTTGCAGGAATTGTGCTCTGCCTCTCCTGGAACTTTATTGCTGTCATAGTCTGCTGGATCAAGGAGGGAGGTGAGTTTTCATCACTACCTATGAATGCCTGGGTGTTCTTGTACATTGGGTGATGTGAATGCTTGGGTTGTTTACGCTTGCAGATTCAAAGCTGTTCTTCCTTGCTACAATCTATGCTTTGCTTGGAATTCCCCTTTCTTACTTGATGTGGTATCGACCCCTCTATCGTGCAATGAGGTATGCTATCATGGTACCACTTTAGCACTTCCACCTATCAATGGAAAAAGGACATCGTGAGtgaatttattatttattttaggGCTTTCCACCTACGCACATCACAAAGACTGTATTTCTTTTCCCTAAATGTTCTATGCGGACCTGCAATATTTACTAGCATTGTTTCTATCGACCGAAACTATTAAAGGGCAGTTTATGCGAGTTTAGAACTTCTGCATAATTTCCTTGAAAAATTTCTTATACACACAATTCATGATGCATGTGATAGCTACGACAGTTACAAAAATATTTTGGTGGACCTGCACCAGCTACACATAATTGTTTCCATTTCATGTATAAGTGACCAATTGATGGGTACAGTCAT
This region of Triticum aestivum cultivar Chinese Spring chromosome 2D, IWGSC CS RefSeq v2.1, whole genome shotgun sequence genomic DNA includes:
- the LOC123054468 gene encoding secretory carrier-associated membrane protein 6, coding for MHHDPNPFDEGTAGDENPFSNGGGRGGKQQHGFRPTEPVGFGGGGSRGDATVDVPLGNMGDSNGKARELSSWESDLRRREADIKRREESLKNAGVPMEEKNWPPFFPIIHHDIANEIPANVQKLQYLAFASWLGIVLCLSWNFIAVIVCWIKEGDSKLFFLATIYALLGIPLSYLMWYRPLYRAMRTNSAFSFGWFFLCYLIHIGFCIIAAIAPPIVFQGKSLTGILAAIDTFSEHLIIGIFYFVGFALFCLETLLSIGVLQKVYMYFRGHK